Proteins encoded by one window of Xylocopa sonorina isolate GNS202 chromosome 16, iyXylSono1_principal, whole genome shotgun sequence:
- the LOC143431032 gene encoding uncharacterized protein LOC143431032, translating into MTRLPLPHSLVQMCSKSFLTISEMETCRLSVYEISIILLLPFLSISFGRSNVGNWEVCGERLERALDAIHRDSSRRNRLEEEEAGIFYQQKLHSAPLEMSVTRIAVKLPQGARETGSPWAKVEKCIYEPSNNSLQTRVMFNDLSVSGIISLMPQEHQPPIPAESCRMTLRLRRAGVDFLTNPIARGRGQMRIRTESSFLEPRFASIYAYGCHLTRVDKQIKRQDKWPPFYPHRDEHALLPLTVDDYEIAEPRQTMGVSKEVDVVIPNETRQSRFLSSPSTKLGIWRKNVWLTKSLSRAKRTPIADFPRIRSFAGSFKSDQRTNYSTRISRSPETITSQDFVSALIGKRSKTNETYNCAKQHEQSDLNNTTEAYVSNLNDSELKANVKRENNYQITENDTPKEIRQVYIDQTLDNIFSFDIDNDSRSWQSKEHIAKEMEDVFLRGASQALTRYIERQLHPAIKEALMISMGYTISYG; encoded by the exons ATGACCCGACTACCTCTGCCTCACTCCCTTGTTCAGATGTGTTCCAAGAGTTTTTTAACA ATTTCAGAAATGGAAACTTGCCGATTGTCTGTCTACGAAATATCaatcattttattattaccgTTCTTATCGATCAGTTTTGGTCGTTCGAACGTTGGAAATTGGGAAGTTTGCGGTGAAAGATTGGAACGCGCCTTAGATGCAATTCATAGAGATTCGAGTAGAAGAAACAGgctcgaagaagaagaagccggTATATTTTATCAACAAAAGCTACACTCTGCACCACTCGAGATGTCGGTCACTCGGATTGCTGTTAAA CTACCACAAGGAGCCAGAGAGACGGGAAGTCCCTGGGCTAAAGTAGAAAAATGCATTTACGAGCCCAGCAACAATTCTCTTCAGACTCGAGTGATGTTCAATGATTTATCGGTTTCCGGGATTATTTCATTAATGCCACAGGAACACCAACCGCCTATACCAGCAGAGTCTTGCAGAATGACTTTAAGATTAAGACGAGCAGGTGTCGATTTTTTAACGAATCCAATTGCTCGTGGCAGAGGACAAATGCGCATTCGAACAGAATCCAGCTTTTTGGAACCGAGATTTGCCTCTATTTATGCTTATGGCTGTCATCTTACGCGTGTAGATAAACAAATCAAGAGACAGGACAAGTGGCCTCCATTTTACCCACATCGGGACGAG CATGCGCTTCTGCCTTTAACGGTAGACGATTACGAAATAGCCGAGCCACGTCAAACAATGGGCGTTTCGAAGGAAGTGGATGTCGTTATTCCTAATGAAACTCGTCAATCTCGTTTTTTAAGTTCTCCTAGTACAAAGCTGGGTATTTGGCGAAAAAACGTTTGGCTCACTAAATCTCTTTCACGGGCGAAAAGAACACCAATTGCTGATTTTCCGAGAATTCGCAGCTTCGCAGGATCTTTTAAAAGCGACCAGAGAACCAATTATTCTACAAGAATCTCAAGATCACCGGAAACGATCACATCTCAGGATTTCGTAAGTGCATTGATCGGTAAGAGATCGAAAACTAATGAAACTTATAATTGTGCCAAGCAGCATGAACAGAGTGACTTGAACAATACAACAGAAGCATATGTATCAAATCTGAATGATAGCGAACTAAAAGCAAACGTAAAAAGGGAGAATAATTATCAGATAACAGAAAACGACACGCCGAAAGAGATCAGACAAGTTTACATCGATCAAACGTTGGACAACATATTTTCTTTCGATATAGACAATGACAGCAGGAGCTGGCAGTCGAAAGAACACATCGCTAAAGAAATGGAAGACGTGTTCTTGCGAGGAGCCAGTCAGGCATTGACCCGATACATTGAAAGACAATTGCATCCCGCAATTAAAGAAGCACTGATGATTTCCATGGGATATACTATCAGTTATGGATAA
- the Rpl3 gene encoding ribosomal protein L3 — protein MGFYPKKRAQRHRGKVKAFPKDDPNKPVHLTAFIGYKAGMTHVVREADRPGSKVNKKEIVEAVTILETPPMIVVGIVGYIETPHGLRALTTVWAEHLSEDCRRRFYKNWYKSKKKAFTKASKKWQDDLGRKSIESDIKKMIKYCKVIRIIAHTQMKLLRQRQKKAHIMEIQLNGGTIEQKVQWAREHLEKPVPVSNVFAPDEMIDVIGVTKGKGYKGVTSRWHTKKLPRKTHKGLRKVACIGAWHPSRVSFTVARAGQKGYHHRTEMNKKIYRIGQGIHTKDGKIVKNNASTEYDLTEKTITPMGGFPHYGEVNNDFIMIKGCCMGPKKRVITLRKSLLVHTKRSALEKINLKFIDTSSKFGHGRFQTAADKASFMGQLKKDRIREEQAQATTSAPSATTA, from the exons ATGGGATTTTATCCCAAAAAAAGAGCCCAAAGGCATCGTGGAAAAGTTAAGGCTTTCCCTAAAGACGATCCGAATAAACCTGTACATTTAACTGCTTTCATTGGTTACAAAGCTGGTATGACTCATGTAGTTAGGGAAGCTGATCGTCCAGGATCGA AGGTAAACAAAAAAGAAATCGTGGAGGCAGTCACTATTTTGGAAACACCACCTATGATTGTGGTCGGTATAGTTGGCTACATTGAAACTCCGCATGGTCTGCGTGCTCTTACCACAGTGTGGGCAGAACATTTGTCAGAAGACTGTCGTAGACGATTTTATAAAAATTG GTACAAGAGCAAGAAGAAGGCGTTTACAAAGGCTTCTAAGAAATGGCAAGATGATCTTGGCCGTAAATCCATAGAAAGTGATATCAAGAAAATGATTAAGTACTGCAAAGTTATACGAATTATCGCTCATACTCAG ATGAAATTGTTGAGGCAACGACAGAAGAAAGCCCACATTATGGAAATACAATTGAATGGTGGAACTATTGAACAGAAGGTCCAATGGGCTCGTGAACATTTGGAAAAGCCAGTACCCGTTAGTAATGTTTTTGCTCCAGATGAAATGATAGATGTTATTGGTGTCACAAAAGGAAAAGGATATAAAG GTGTTACATCACGTTGGCATACGAAGAAATTGCCGCGTAAAACTCACAAAGGTTTGAGGAAAGTCGCTTGTATTGGAGCTTGGCATCCAAGTCGTGTATCTTTCACTGTTGCACGTGCTGGGCAGAAAGGTTACCATCATCGTACAGAAATGAATAAGAAGATCTATAGAATCGGACAAGGGATTCATACCAAAGATGGCAAG ATTGTAAAAAACAACGCTTCCACGGAATACGATCTTACCGAGAAGACCATCACTCCTATGGGTGGTTTTCCTCATTACGGTGAAGTAAACAACGATTTCATCATGATCAAGGGTTGTTGTATGGGACCAAAGAAACGTGTAATCACATTGCGTAAG TCTTTACTGGTGCACACGAAACGATCTGCTTTGGAAAAGATCAATCTCAAATTCATCGATACCAGCTCCAAATTTGGGCACGGTCGCTTCCAAACTGCTGCTGACAAAGCTTCATTCATGGGTCAACTCAAGAAAGATCGTATACGGGAGGAACAGGCACAAGCTACGACCTCTGCACCATCGGCTACAACTGCTTAA
- the Nd-pdsw gene encoding NADH dehydrogenase (ubiquinone) PDSW subunit: MDLEGTTFAQLLKKVRALLDGPVDYFREKCVAPYQEKYPYYHRQFRRVPTIDQCYQNDIICRTEAQFQFQRDKMVDTEILSLLRQRYEDCGWYYDIDKEEYCGEVRQYYKDAIVAWFTKYGDQGVLDDVVHTFMKQKHRMIWERRHGPIGSGITNKKYDF, translated from the exons ATGGATTTAGAAGGTACAACATTTGCGCAATTGTTAAAAAAAGTAAGGGCGTTATTAGATGGACCGGTTGATTACTTTCGAG AAAAGTGCGTTGCACCTTATCAAGAAAAGTATCCATATTATCATCGGCAATTTCGTCGGGTCCCAACGATTGACCAGTGTTAtcaaaatgatataatatgccgTACAGAAGCACAATTCCAATTTCAGCGTGATAA GATGGTGGACACGGAGATTCTTAGCCTATTAAGACAACGATACGAAGATTGTGGTTGGTACTACGATATTGATAAAGAAGAATACTGTGGTGAAGTACGCCAATACTACAAAGATGCAATTGTTGCATGGTTTACTAAAT ATGGAGACCAAGGAGTATTGGATGATGTAGTCCATACGTTTATGAAGCAAAAGCATCGTATGATTTGGGAACGACGTCATGGTCCGATTGGTAGCGGTATTACTAATAAAAAGTACGACTTTTAG